GTATCGTATAAGATCATTAGGTCTTAGAAAAGCATGAAGGAATGAGAGCACATTCAGAAATATTAATAGGGAGAACCCTTGAAAACAATGTATGATGTAAAGGAATCACATTTTGAATTAGGCAAAATAAACTACTGGAAAAATGTTTTAGCTAGAATCCTtgggaatgaaaaaaaaagattaaaaaaaattcaatattCTTCACCAATGGTCAAGAAATGTATCAAGCAAGAGACAGGATTGTATCATCATCTTCCCAAGGCTTTGGGGATAAAGCTAGGACTCTTCTGGGTGTGGGACTGTTCTCAAAGTGACCAGGTCCAAAGAGGCAGCACCAAAAGGAGTCACCATATTGTTGGAGCCCCTTTGTTGGGGACAAAAGGGTGAAGATCTGTATTGTTTGTGTAATGAGTCAGAGGTACTGGGACCTTGTGAGATGGCTGGGAGGTGGGAATCCTAGTCTTCAATAGCCTCCTTATTGAAGAGATAACCAGTAGGTATGTACCTTGGAAAGGAAGAGGACTTTTCCCTGATCCTCAGAAGATGTGATGGTGGGATACAGACCAGTACGATACGATATGACAAGCCATGATATCCAAAACCAACTGAAACCCTAACCAAATCTGGAGCCAAAGTGGAGATGCCCAACTGCCgataaaattaataaaactctAGTTTAATTCGCAAATACCTTTGTTTCATGTCTTTATTTCAGGAGGGATGCTGGTATGAGTAGGAAATTCTAGTCCAAATGTAGATGCATAGTCCAAATGTAGATTTCTCTACTCATAGGGGATATCCCATAGCAGGGGTTTAAGGATGGTGCAGAATGAGAAACAGAATTATAGCTGATGTCCAGATTAAATAGATCAGTTCTCTGGCGGAAATGGCAGATTAAGAGGGCAGAGTCGAGGCTATCACAGTTTCCTCCCTCTCAAACTCCAGCTCAGACATCACAACAGATCTTCCAGAATTTGCCTGGGCAGAATTAGGAATCTCATGGAGGGGAAAGAACTGATCTTAAATACTACAGGGAaatgccaaagaaaaagaagtattTTTCACAAGTAGATTATTTTCAAAtaatgagagccatcttggtgtagtgtttaggagtgtggacttctaatctggcaagccgggtttgattttgcactcccccacatataaccagctgggtgaccttggactcctcaTGGCtgtgataatgctgttctgactgagcagtactatcagggctctctcagccccacctccctcacagggtgtctgttgtggggagaggaaagggaaggcaactgtaagccgctttgagactccttcgggtagagaaaagcgacatataagaaccaactcttcttcagtaatatcagggctctctcagccccacctcccacacagggtgtctgttgtggggagaggaaagagaaggtgactgaaagctgatttgaaactcctttgggtacaactcttcttcttcatattaatTCTTTCTAActaaatgtatatatttagaTGTAGGGAATAATTTGAATACTTGGAATTCCAAAATGATTTCTTTCACAATTCTCGAGGAATATTATATCATGACTACCAGATGGTACTACGGTTTATTATTACCTTTTCCTTATGAGCTGTGTCCCTGATGGAGTGACCATTTGAATTTATGACTTTTCACAAGATTTATTTTCCTACTTTTATATTTTTCTACCTTTTTTGTATCTTTACAGGCACTATTCTTACTATTCATCAACTTCCAAAACCATTAATCTATAAGATTGTTCATTTCAGTAGTATTCTATTGTATCTCAGCATTACTTTTAAAGACTTTATTTAATTTcttcgatttattacccgccactcccagcaagctggctcgtggaaGGTTACATGACCATCCcagtacaataaaaaaaaaatcctatctaAAGCCCCCATAAAAACTTTACAGAAAAGAAAGTACAAAACAGTATGGTGGAAAATAACTATAATCTCACCCTAACAGAACATTTACATTAATAAAATTCTTTGAGAGATCCTCTGACTTTCTGTGGGAATTCTTGTCCTTCCCACGGCAGGGGAAAAGAACAGAACCAGCCCAAAAGGGACTTGGGTTTCACTCCAACACCCCCTTCTGGGACTCCTAATAATATCAACCTTTCAAACTTGGTCATTGTGCAAAGCAAAATTTAAGGCATTTCTGTGCTACATGCCTTTTTGATGACAAGTTTTATTGTTCCTTCCATATTTGATATATAGAACTGAGGCCAAGAAATGGAGTTTTGCTCAAGACATTAGATGAGTTCCGAGTAGAGGTGAGGTCTGAATCCAGGTCACAAGGCCACCACCCTATCAATTTCACCATAGGGCCTCTGAAAATGACAATgttaaatgtatttgtttttttcaggGAGAATGAAAATAACATCTGTGATTCTTGGGTCTCCCAGTAGAGCATGGTTCCTTTAAACAAAGTCTCTTCTCTCCTTAATTGGAATGGCTATTTTAAGAAAAAACTAATTACTGTAATACATAAGAGATGAAAAAATCTATCACATTTTTTGCAAGAACTGTCCTATGCCATGTACCTTGAAATGAATATGTCTGTATCATAGCCTCTGCAGAAGATATTTCACTATGGACatgacttattatttatttatttattggacttatatgcCAACACTCCCAGGCCAGGAGGCCCAGACCTAGGAGGATGCATCTGTATGTCTGAGAAATCTATGGTACACACAGCCTGAGGGGAAGAAGATTCATTTCAGTGACTCAAAGAACTGTCTCATCAACCTTTGAATGGAAACTcacctggaaaagaaaaaaagtaagtACATTGAAACCTGCCACCATAATCAATGGCTTGGATCCAAGTGCTACACAAGAGAAAACATAAGTCAATTTAGCACAGTTTGCTTGTGCAAATTTTTGTGGAAAACTAGAAGCTTTCCCTGCTATGTATTATAGGGTTCAGGAATGGGTTCTACAAGATATTGCATACACCAACATAAAAAGAGGGGTACAAGAGCTCTAGTAGAAGCAGAAATTTGGTACTGGAGCCAAGCTAATGTCTGTACAATGCTGGAGAAAAAGCCAGtggaaagagaagaaagatgtagaaTTTACAGAGTTGTGGGGTTTGGAATATCACAATCTCAGTATTATTCCCCCTAGCGGTCAGGTCTTCTcacaatcaaatcaataaatattaagaAACGAATATGTAAAAAGGTGAAAATGGTATGCACAATAGGaatagcaaagaaaaaaaagatataaaataaATGATCATGAACATCCTTGAAACAGAAATATACTGTGTGCCATATGTATGGAAGAACCTGGGCCTAAGACTGATCCAATACAAATATTTCTATTTAAAAGAGATATATCCATGCACGCATCTGAAGGACTGATGACAAAAGAGGGAGCTGAACTGTTTTGGTGAAAAAACAGTAGTTCATTAAACAATAGTCATTATCATTTTACTTTCCCTCTAACCGGTTAAATCTCATCAATTCTCAGATCATTACCACCTGAGTATGATATACATACTCAGAGATCTATACACAGACAGCAAAGTCAGAATTAGCAATCACTCAATCAGTTACAAAACATGATACAGTTAAAAACATACATTTGCTCATAATATAAAATTACATAAAACAGTTTAGAGAGCTGTAATTTttaatcagagcctcttgtggcgcagagtggtaaggcagctatctgaaagctttgcccataaggctgggagttcgatcccagcagccggctcaaggttgactcagccttccatccttccgaggtcggtaaaatgagtacccagcttgctggggggtaaacggtaatgactggggaaggcactggcaaaccaccccatattgagtctgccatgaaaacgctagagggcgtcaccccaagggtcagacatgactcgatgcttgcacaggggatacctttacctttacctttaatttttaATCTTCAAGTCTACAGATTATCACAccattttttcctttccccccaaaacccAAAATCAACAAAAAACTAGTGATGGAATATATTTATGAGAAGATTCTGCCTGCCCCTTCAATAAGGTTTGGatccaaacaaataaaaaagataCTACAATAATGCCAATATAATGGATGTTTAAAATAGTAAGACAGAATACTGATCTTGAAAACAAAATAGTTCCCCCAGTTCTTTTGCATTCTTCCTGGCATCACAAAAGAGAGAGATTGGGATGTTCATAGCTTTTTGGCAAGCCTAAAATGCGGGAAATTAAGAATTCTATTGCCTACAAAACATCAAGCCAATATGTATGATGTGTGTGTCTTTGAGAAACAGTACACTGTTTCTTATTCCTTGGTTTTTGAAAACTATATTTTGATTACTTTTTTACACTGTAGGTCCAcagcaatttcaatttgttcaCAGGAAACATGTTTCGGTAGGACAAGTTAAAGAAACCTTTTCCAGTTCCTCGTCACCATGAGTTTAAAGAACCTCTCCCAACCCATCATCAATGAAATTATTCTCCTTGGCTTCTCAAATCTCCATCAGTTTCAGAAACCACTCTTTGTCCTGTTCCTTGTCATGTACACACTGACTTTGCTTGGCAATGGGTTGGTCATTATTCTAATTGAGATAAATCACCGCCTCAAAACCCCGATGTACTATTTTCTCAAGAACCTCTCCTGGTTGGAGATCATCATCACGACAACCGTCACACCCAAGATGCTCAGCTTGCTCATCTTACAGGACAACACCATGTCTTTCTTTGCCTGTGCTCTGCAAGGATATATCTACTTTGTGGCTGGTACTTCTGAAGTTCTCTTGTTAGCCGCTATGTCAGTAGACCGCTACATGGCCATCTGTAACCCTCTGAGATATACCTCTATAATGAGAACCCAAGTCTGCCAGCTGATGGTACTGTCTTGTTGGTTGTGCAGCTTCTTTTCTATAACAATATCTATGGTTCTGAAGGCTGGACTGCCTTTCTGTGGCTCCAATGTTATTGATCATTTTTTCTGTGACAGTGGCCCTATGCTGGAGATGATTTGCTCTGACATTCACCTTCTCCGAGCCTTAGATTTGGCCCTCTCCTGCTTTACTCTCCTGAGCTCTGTATCTGTGACAACTGTCTCCTACATCTGCATCATTGTTACTGTGATGAGGATTCCTTCGGCCAAAGGCAGGAAGAAAGCTTTTAGCACTTGCAGCTCTCACATCACAGTAACCTCACTCTATTATGGTAGCTCCATGTTCATCTACATCAAGCCAGCTGGCAAAACCTCGATGGATTTTAACAAGGTGGCCACGGTGCTTAACACAGTGGTAACCCCTTTGCTGAACCCCGTCATTTACACCTTCAGGAACAAAGTTGTGAAAGAGGCAGTGAGAGATGCCATTGGGACAATGCAGGCTGGTTTTCGAAAATGAGGCCCAAGATTGCATGCCATAGTGCCCAGACAGACCAAATATATAGTGAATGTTGCAAAGTGGTtgtaattttaaaagaatgccAGTAGAACAGGACATCATAGaacatagaacagaatcatagaatcatagaacaggaCACCAAGCATATTTTCAGTCATTGAATCAAGCCAACCCAAGAGTCAAATGGTTCTAAAGGTCATTTTCTTCTGCATGAATTATTAAGTACCCATTACAAAGGAAAGTAATATAAGGAGATCAGGAAAgctctttaaaaatgtattggccTCTGGACTTGCCATGATGTTTTCAGCCTCTCCCTTAGGTCTCCAACTGCTGGCCTCTAAATCTCCTGGCTGGTGATCCAATTTCTGCTCTCTTGTCAGCAGCATGTTCCTTCTGGCCTCACTGTTGTCTCTTCTGCTTGCAATTTGTTGGGCCAGGTCACAAGTCCCCCATACTATTTGTTAATTCAGCTAAGATGAtaatgaaaataatgaaaatggTGGAATGCCGAGAGACGGGAATCCATCTCtacaaatgaatcatagaatcatagagttggaaggggccatacaggccatctagtccaaccccctgctctacgcaggatcagccctaagcatcctaaagcaaatggaTCTTTATTCCCTGTGAAGATTTATTTATGAGAGAACTGTTCTAAAATGAGCAACCAATAGCATATGACACCTCTGAGGTTCTCTAGAACTAGTAGTAGCTTAAGTGATAAATGTTGGCTTTGTAGTTTTGGGAAGGGCCCTGATTTCCAACACGTATAGTAGGGGAGTTTCAGAGCGCAGTTATTTTGGGTAATGTTTCCTCAGGTTCTTCATGATATTTGAAACATCACTCTTTCAATGAATCCATTCCTCCAGTgaaattattttattgcatttaaatcGTGCTAAAAGTATAGATGGCAGCAAGAAAGATTTTTGCCAGGCGTTGGAAGACATGGAGCCAACAAAAGAGAATGGATGTTAACAGTTCATGAGACTCTGTGAACTGTAAAATTAAGTGCAATGTAACCTTTTGGGAACCTGAAGAAGGGATTTGGCAACCcttaattaggatttttttttcatttagtgGTAGAGCGATACATAGGACAGTGTGGTTTGTTAGTTAGAAATGATTGTATGTCAGCTACTTCTCAAGCTGAATATTGTTTTTCATAATTATCATTTATGTAACGTCATTATAATGGATCTTATATGGTTTTCAAAAGTAAATGGGCATCTTTAAtgttaaaaacagcataaaacaactTACAATATTTAACATTCACACTGTTCCtgtaaaattaaaatatcatAACCAATTCAGTTTAAGTTGTGAATAACTCATTAGACCATTTATGtatattagatcagtggtccccaacctttttatcactggagaccggtcaacacttggtagttttactgaggcctgggggggggggaggtagtcttttgtcgagggacctCACCATCACCatctgaacccctgctccacttgctttcccgtgagtgtccctgacttcccgccacccactggggggcgctgccagcagcagctgtacagtggcacgtcgagggggagccccagccatggcagctgctggagagcaccaaagatgagctggcagcagagtcgcagggcagcccccaaggcagcagccggggaggaggacgaggaggagccgcagtccagtaccaactgatccatggaccagtcctggtccccggaccgggggttggggaccactgtattagatcATTGGCCTTTGTATCTCTTTAAAGACTTGATATCATTAACTGTAATATCTTCTGTGAAATAAAGGTACCTTTCAGTCCATTGGTTTTTCCGCGACAAATATTACCCACAAATAAAACTAGGGACTTCATACATATCCACTGCTTCAGGATGTTTGTGAATGCTGCAGTGCAAAACACAAAATAAATCCCCAAAATATTGGCCTGCACAATCCCCAgacctcctccacacacaccttTTGCATTGGAAGAAAAACATCTCCATCATAATCATCCTCTGAAAATAAGTTAGGCATTTCCAAAATCACCATCCAGCTTCAGAATATCGATGGGAGTCCCGGTGTGCAAAACCAAGATAATTGAAACATCCTGGCCTAGTTTATCTTCAAATCTTTTCCCCTAATTTGCACCAGAAGCTATGATTGGCACTGTCAGGTATAACACAGTTAAACATAAAGCTGCACACCTCCATGTTGCCACTCGCAGTTGCAGTAGACTTCCTGGTATGAGCAACCACCAGAGAACCCCTCCTGCCATGTTTTTTTGCAATGGAAGCGGTGGCTAATTGTGTCAggcataactaaataaataaataaaatgggggggggggtaaaaaaaccaatgacagcctgactctcacaaggtatgtggaacatatacctgctctggggctccttgttCCCCACTccgcctctctctctcacacacaaacacacaaaaactcTTTCTCCCATTCTCCCCTGCTCTCACCCCCTTACCTCTGCTTGCCTGACCCTCCTTTCTGGTCCCTCCCTattccttcccatccccaccccagacTTCCTCCTCCCATCCatctcccttcctcccattttGCTACGGGATGACAAAACGACATgacctcagttcaaataaaatgtccttttaagtgtgcacagtaatattgggatcaggcagctaaaGCACATTCCTGTTTGAGTTTTCTGGTGACGGgggatgaatggggaaagaggtggggcatgtgatgaagcagccctctccttatTTGCTTGgtgtccatgctctgtgttttaagttTTTATCGTGAACACAAattcatcggggtccagttaccatggccagcctgtcacaaatctacccaaacattatacagaccattatacaaagtatccccAAAAGTATCCCAAAAGTATCCCAAAAAAGAGATCTAGttaaatgtttcattgttgtggtgtgatcccgaAACAATGTGGAAGTGTGagggttttactgttgtggcaacacggaattgtatttttttaatgatttggggatttgggagggatggaagtttgagtctccaaaacaagcactgtgaagggattggtggctcaCATTtattgacaacccgaggagcgGGGAGAGAAGTGCAAGTTGTCCATGCTTTCAGCTTCTCTGTCACTTCGTCAGAAAGGGAAAAGCCAAGACAAGGCACCTGGATAACAGGGAAGGAGTCTTTCATCAGGAAATGTGCAAACGCATGGTTTTCTAttgcacgtttgcaagcaggaggtggcgccCATTTTATGCCTCTGTACGGAAATGGTCCTTGTTTCATTGCATGATCTTTGAAGGGAGCTACATTATGACCAGCAGAGGGCACTCAAGTGTATTATCAGCCTTTCCTTAACATTGTGCAAAGGAGGCAATTTTGTGCTTGTTGCCCTATAATGATAAGGCTTATTGTTCCTTCCATATTAGAAATATAGAGCTGAGGGCAAGAGACAGAGTTTTGCTCAAGAACACTGGATGACTTCCTGGCAGTGGTGAAGTCAGAATCCAGGTCACAAGGCCACCGACTTCTGAAAACAACGCCACTGCTAAAAATGGCAagataaaatgtatttttgtgtttCAGAAGAGATGAAAATACATCTGTGATTTGTGGGTCTCAAGTGGGACCTCCCAATAGAGTATGGTTCTTTTAAACAAATTCTATTCACTCCTTAATTGGAATGGTTTTTCTAAGATAAATGAATATACTAATTGATCTAATACACGCGAGATGAAGAATCTGTCACATATTTTGCAAGAATCATCCTAGGTCATGTATCTTGAAATAACCTTTCCAATAGCATAGCCACTGCTGAAAATATTTTGCTCTGGACTTGACCGGAGAAAGGAAAGTGACATTTCAGTGATTCAAAAGAAGCAGTTACAGAACTGTACCATTGGACTTTGCATGGAAACtcacccccaaaagaaaaaaaagtaagtatATTGACTACAACATAGTATACAACAAGTATATTGACTACTACAACCAATGGCTTGAATCCAAGTGAAACGGAAGTGGAAAACTAAATCATCTTAGTATAGTTTTTGCAAATTTTTGTTCAAAACCAAAAGCTTTCCCTGCTATGAATTATATGGTACAGAAATGGGGTACAAGAGGTCTAGCAGAAGCAGAAATCTGGTGCTGGATCCAAGCTCATGTCTGCACAGTGCTGGAGAAAATGAAGTATATAGAATTGAGAGATAGTTCAATTTTAAAGAAATGCACAAATTTAAATTAAAGACGTGAACATGTTAAAGAGTTGCAAACTTTAAAATACATGACACCTTTGAAGGACTGATAACAAAAGAAAAAGCTGAATTATTTTGGTTAAAAATCAGAATTTCATGAAACAATAGTCCTTCATATGGGATTGCTGTTGTGCTTGTGAAAGGAAATCTTTTGTTCAgatattaatgtatttatttatcatttttttgcattttaattttttaattatggAAAGAATAGATTTAAAAGATTAtaagaaaaacatattttaactTACTATTACATTACTTGATAAATAatgctatattattattttacttcacCTCCAACTAGTTTAAATTTCATAAACTATCAATTCATTAGACCCTTTTCAATATGATATATATACCCAGAGATCTATACTCTTTAATCTTCAAGTCTATGGATTATCCAATGattatttttctcttcctttaaaaaaaaatcaacaaaaattaGAGATGGAATTTATTTAAGAGAaaattctccctcccacccccagtagATAATGTACCACCTTTGGATCCAACCAAGAGAAAAGTTATTacaataattttaatatattagaaaattacagatataaattAGAAATTAGAATATTATTACAAATGAACAGGCCTTTtggattaattttaaaagttaggGTCCATCTCATACTTTTGATACTTTGCCAGGAACTAGCCCCACTGAACAGAATAGGATTCCCCTGTTGATCTGCCCATGATTGCTCCCTTAATGACCctaagtttgagaaccactggtttagagaatGAGGACAAAGGTGCAGTATATGTACTGCATGGGAGGAGAACGTAAGAAAAAGTGTTTGATAGATGTCAGTCCTTTTTTCCAAGGTAAAAGGGATTGGCCATATAGTGATAGAGCTCAAGAAAATACCGTGAGAGACAAAAACAGGGCAAAATGTTGATTATAACAAAATTCGTTCTGACACCAAGGCCTTTACAAAAGTTAAAATTAGTTTCCAAAATTCTATTTCTTTAATTGTGGTATCAGaaagagagacatagagagagagaaagagatctggGTGTTCATCGCTTTTCTGTGAGCTGGAAACAAGGAAAATTAAGGAGGCTATTACCTACAAAATTCTAGACAATGTATGGGATGTTTATGTGTGTTTGAGACAGAGTACAATGAtccttgatttaaaaaatatattttgattaCTTTTTTATGCTCTAGGTTCTCAATAATTGGAGTTTGTTGAGAGGAAAGATATATCAGTAGGATAAATTAAGGAAACCTTTTCCAGTTCCTCATCAACATGAGTTTAAAGAACTTTACCCAACCCATCATCATTGAAATTATTCTCCTCGGCTTCTCAAATCTCCACCAGCTTCAGAAACCACTCTTCCTCCTGTTCCTTGTCATGTACACACTGACTTTGCTTGGCAATGGGTTGGTCATTATTCTGATTGAGATGGATCACCGCCTCAAAACCCCAATGTATTATTTTCTCAAGAACCTCTCCTGGTTGGAGATCATCATCACAACAAGTGTCACACCCAAAATGCTTGGCCTGTTCATCTTACAGGACAATATGATGTCTTTATTTACCTGTATTCTGCAAGGATATATCTACTTTGTGGCTGGTACTTCTGAAGTTCTCTTGTTAGCTGCTATGTCAGTAGATCGCTACATGGCCATCTGTAACCCTCTGAGATATACCTCTATAATGAGAACCCAAGTTTGCCAGTTGATGGTACTGTCTTGTTGGTTGTGCAGTTTCCTTTCTATAACACTACCTACGGTTCTGATGATGGGATTGCCTTTTTGTGGCTCCAATGTTATTGATCATTTTTTCTGTGACAGTGGTCCTATACTGGAGATGATTTGTGCTGACATTCGTTTTCTTCAAGCCTTAGACTTGGCAGTCTCCTGCTTGACCCTCCTGAGTTCTGTATCTATAACAGCTGTCTCCTACGTCTGCATCATTGTTACTGTGCTGAGGATTCCTTCTGCCAAAGGCAGGAAGAAAGCCTTTAGCACTTGCAGCTCTCATATCACAGTAACCTCACTCTATTATGGCAGCTCCATGTTCATCTACATCAAACCAGCTGGCAAAAACTCTGCAGATTTTAACAAATTGGCCACGGTGCTTAACACATTGGTAACCCCTTTGCTGAACCCCATCATTTACACCTTCAGGAACAAGGTTGTGAAAGAAGCCCTGAAAGATGCCATTGGGAAAATGCGGGCTGGTTTTCAAAAATGAAGCCCAAGATTTCAAGCCATAGTGCCCAATCAGGCCAAATATACTACAAACGTTGCAACATAattgtaacttttaaaaacaatgccAATACCATAATCATAGAACAGGGGACCAAATGTGCTTCAGACATTGAGTTACATCAACCCAAAGGACAATGGGTTCTAAGGACAATTTTCTTCTGCATGAATGTCAAAGTACACACATGCATATTTTAAATACAGAGAACATCAGAATTTCTGAAAAAAATTCTATGTCTCTGCACTTGACTCCACCCTCTCTCTTAGGTATTCAACTGCTGGCATCTAAATCTACTGGCAGGTCATCCAATTTCTGCTCCCAGAGCAGCAGTACTTTCCCCCAGACCTTACAGTTGTCTCTTCTGCCTGCAATTTTTGGGGTCAGGTTGCCAGTCCTACCTATCATTTATTAATTCAACTTAAATATAAAGATGATAATGAGCACAataaagatggtagaatgctGAGAAATTGGAATTTATCTGTACAAAGGGATCATTATTTTCTGTGAAGATTTATTTAGGAgggaacagttttttttaaggattaatcatttatctttatttatctttatccatggtttctctatatgtttgtgaaacagcttggggggtggaatgtgtccaattgtccaagttggaatagctcCTGCAGCCCCCAcgctctgtccctggactctagcctctttgctctcaaatgcATCAGATATTTGCTAGCTGATAGCTGAAATAACAGAACTCGTGGCTGAATTCTTTGCCACTATGATACAAAGGGACAATTGGCTAAGCAAGAAAcagttctagaccaggggcatctacagttggtggaaattgctgattgctgggcattttgGAGGAATGTATTGTTGGtttctgcttattttatttcatgtGTTTTATTTCAGACTATGTAATTActatcaattaattatgaattatctcttttttgacaatgtttttatatgccattaaaggtttcttTGATTTGATTTGCATCAGCTCTCTCTATGGATGGTGAAATTGTGTGCATTTGTGCTTCAAGCTCATCATTTGTGCTTCAAGCTTCAAGgacaacaaatatatttaaagcTGTCGATCTCTGAACCTttaatcttttaaatatttaatttatttctttgttaattttaataacaatatgttttttttttcatcattttaatttttataaaagACTATAAAGACA
The Paroedura picta isolate Pp20150507F chromosome 16, Ppicta_v3.0, whole genome shotgun sequence genome window above contains:
- the LOC143826662 gene encoding olfactory receptor 6M1-like translates to MYTLTLLGNGLVIILIEINHRLKTPMYYFLKNLSWLEIIITTTVTPKMLSLLILQDNTMSFFACALQGYIYFVAGTSEVLLLAAMSVDRYMAICNPLRYTSIMRTQVCQLMVLSCWLCSFFSITISMVLKAGLPFCGSNVIDHFFCDSGPMLEMICSDIHLLRALDLALSCFTLLSSVSVTTVSYICIIVTVMRIPSAKGRKKAFSTCSSHITVTSLYYGSSMFIYIKPAGKTSMDFNKVATVLNTVVTPLLNPVIYTFRNKVVKEAVRDAIGTMQAGFRK
- the LOC143825226 gene encoding olfactory receptor 6M1-like, which gives rise to MSLKNFTQPIIIEIILLGFSNLHQLQKPLFLLFLVMYTLTLLGNGLVIILIEMDHRLKTPMYYFLKNLSWLEIIITTSVTPKMLGLFILQDNMMSLFTCILQGYIYFVAGTSEVLLLAAMSVDRYMAICNPLRYTSIMRTQVCQLMVLSCWLCSFLSITLPTVLMMGLPFCGSNVIDHFFCDSGPILEMICADIRFLQALDLAVSCLTLLSSVSITAVSYVCIIVTVLRIPSAKGRKKAFSTCSSHITVTSLYYGSSMFIYIKPAGKNSADFNKLATVLNTLVTPLLNPIIYTFRNKVVKEALKDAIGKMRAGFQK